The genome window AATCGTTTCGCCTTTTTCAACCGTAAAGGATACATCGTCCAGCACCACTTTTTCACCATCATACGAAAAAGTAACATGCTCAAAGGCAATGTCGCCCTTTATTTTCGGCATTGGTATCGTGTCTTCCTCTTTTTCCTCCGGCTCGGTATCCAAGATTTCAAAGACCCGCTCGGCCGCCGCCAAATTGGAGGTCAGCTGATTATAAAACTGACTCAGATTGATAATCGGCAGCCAAAACATTTGGATATAGCTGATAAAGGCAATCATCAGACCAACCGATACCTCGCCGCTTCGAACCAGCGGAATCCCCCAGTAAAAAATTAAAAAAGTACCAATCCCGGATGAAAGCAGGACAATCGGCCAAAATAAATCCGTTAAAATCGCTGCCTGAAAAAAGCTATCCTTGACTTCATTCAGCAGCCGGCCAAAGTTCTTAGAGGTTTTTCCCTCAGCCGTAAAGCTCTGCACCACGCTTATACCGGAAAAATCCTCATGGGTAAAGGCATTCATATTGGAGTTTTTCTGCCGGTGCAGCTGCCAACGCTGATGAGCAAAAATCTCCACCACATACATACCCGCAGCTAATATCGGCAGCATGGCTACTCCCGCTAAAGCCAGCCTGATATTGAGCGCCAGCATGATAACCAGCACCGCTAAGATATTTACCACTTCCGGCACCAAAGTAACGACCGCGTTATTTAAAACTTCCTTCAATGAATTGACATCACCGATGACCCGGGCTAAAATCTTGCCGGTCGGGCGTTTGTCAAAGAAAGAAAAACCCAAACTTTGAATATGGGTATACAGTTCCTGCCGGATTTCCAGCAGCACATAATTGGACACCTTGCCCATAATCAAAATCCGAGCTCGCAGGCAAACCGCCAGAATCAAGTTCAGTCCCACCGCCAGAGCCAGCAGCCGAAGCAGCCCCGCCACATCAGCCCGGCTAATATAATCATCCACCGCCGCTTTGACCAGCAGCGGATTAATCATCGTAACCGCCGTCGTCACCGCCATCAGCAAGAGCACCAGCGCCACTTCTTTTTTATATTTTTTCATGTACGCAAACAAGCGCCGAACAGTAACCGCCTTGGCTACCTTCGACACTGCTTCGTCCTGTTTGTAACCGCTTATTTCTTCCATTTGCTCACCCCCTTACTCGGTCAGAAATTCCATTTGTTCCTCATAAATCTCATGATAACGGCCTTTTAAGGCAAGGAGTTCCTCATGCCGCCCCCGTTCCAGAACCCGGCCGTTCTCCATAACCAAGATTTCATCGGCTTCCCTGACCGCCGAAATCCGGTGCGCCACGATGATTTTTGTCATCTGACTGTATTCGGCGATATTATGCTGAATATTTTTTTCTGTTTCCATATCCAGTGCCGAGGTTGAATCATCCAGCACCAGCACCGGACTTGTGCGGGCAAATGCCCGGGCAATGCTGATTCTTTGTTTCTGCCCGCCGGATAAACCAATCCCTTTTTCACCGATTACCGTTGCATAAGCCTTTTCCATGCCGCTGATAAAGTCATCGGCCATCGCCGCCTTGGCATAGCGCTCCAGCTCTCTCTGCTCCATCACTTTATCCTGCCCTAAGCTGATATTTTCGGCAATGCTCTCCGAAAACAAGAAAACATTTTGCAGGACAAAAGAAAACTGCCGCCGCAAAAAGAATAGGTCATAGTCCGCCAGCGGTACACCGTCCAGCAAAATCCTGCCGCCGCTGGCATCATAAAACCTGGCCAAAAGCTTGGTAATCAGACTTTTACCCGATCCGGTACTGCCCATAATCGCCAGCGTCTTACCGGGCTTGACTTCAAAGCTGATATCTTCCAGCAGCGTCATCCCGTCCAGCTCCAAACTGACATGGTCAAATCGCAGCTCGCCCTTAACCTCGCCGCTTTTGATTCCATCCGGCCGGTTTTTAATTTTTGACTGATAGGCAAAAATCTGTTCAATCTTACCGGCTGACGAGCCCGCCTGTGCCATCACTGTGGCAATCCAGCCGGTCACCCGCATCGGCCACATCGCCAACGAAGCATACATGGAAAACTCCACCAGCACGCCGATCGTGAGCCGGCCGCCGATGACATAAGTCCCGCCGACGACAATCAACAAAACCGGCAGCGTATTCATAATAAACTCAATCGGCGGATAAAACTTTGACAACACCTGCGCCTGCTTATAATTCAGACGGTAATATTCCTGATTGTTCTTTAAAAACTTTTCTACTTCATGCTTTTCCCGGGCAAAGGATTTAACCATCCGGATACCGGCAATGTCTTCGCCGGCAGTGGTATTCATCGCTGCCGTCTGCTCGCTGATATCCTCATACACCTTAACATTCGTCCGGTTCAGGCCGATCGTTAAATAGGCCAGCAGCGGCAGCACCGGCACGATCATCAACGTCAGGCCGACATGAATCCGCAGCATCAGCACTACCGCCAGCCCCATGGTCAAAATCATTTCTATCGTTAAAAACAACCCAAAGGACGCACCCATCCAAACATTGTCTACGTCCTCCTTGACCCGGGACATCAGTTCCCCGGTATTTTTTTCATCAAAAAAATCATAGGACAGGCTCTGAATATGGTCAAACATTTGCTGCCGGAAAGCGACCGCCAGCTTCAGCCCGCCCAGATCAAACAATAATTCCTTAAAATATCCGCTGACCGCCCGACCCAATGTTACCAGCAAAATCATCAGCCCCAGGCTTTGAAAGCGCTCGGTCTGACCGCCGGCAATGACCTGATCCAAAATCTGCTGCAGCAGCATCGGATTATAAAAATTAAGTGCCGTCGATATCAGCAGACAAAGCCCGCCCAGTGTGTATACAGGCCAAAGCTTTCTCATCTCCCTGATTACTCTTTTCATACTTCCTCCCTATACGGAAATCTGCCGAAAAGTCCCGCTTCTTTCCTGCGGCTATATCCGTTTTCGGATTTCCGCCGCCAACTCTTCCAGTTCTTTTTCGGTATATTCCTTGGTTTTCCACGGCAAGGTAAATCCATCTTCCCGATATCTGGGAATCAGATGCAAATGAAAATGCCGGATAGTCTGTCCGGCCACTTCGCCGTTATTCTGCAAAATATTCATCCCCTCGCAGCCGGTTGCCTGCTTCAGCGCCTTGGCCATAACCGAAGCCAAAGCAAACAGCTTGCCGGCCGTTTCTCCGTCCATTTGATACAAATCGTCAAAATGCTCTTTCGTTAAAATCAAGGCATGTCCGCGTCCACTGGGATAGCGATCCAAAATCACTTTAAAATCATTGTTTTCAAATATCGTTGCGGAACCTATCTCCCCTGTGGCAATCTTACAAAATAAACAATTCGACATTTTATTTTATCCTCCCTTGTTGGTTGCCGTTCAGACAAGCGGATTTTATGCTTGCTATGCCTCTGGAGAGCACGCTCTCCGAGGGCATAGCAAGCATAAAATCCATTTGCGTGGCGTCCGCACTCACTATTCGCTGAAAGCAAATTACGAGTACCTTGCCTGAACTGTATTTAAGTTTATACTAACATATTTTCAAAGCCTTGGCAAGGCGCCGGTTCGCTGGTTTTTCTCCGGGAAAATGCTCCCGCTTCTGCGCGGTGCATGCCCGGCCAAACCGAAAGCGCAGCATCCGGCGAGCCCCAAGTAAAAAAACAGTTCTAACGAACATCAGAAAACCAAATTAATGCGTTTCCCGAAAAAAGTCCTCTAATTTATACAGCAGCGTTAATTCGCCCTTGGCACTGAGCTGACCGGTCATAAAAGCCTTTTGAAAGGACAGCTCGCCCACCAGGCAGCGGCGCAGGATTTCATCCTCGGCAAAAATTGTCAAAACCGCTTCTTCCTCACCGGCATAGGCGTAAACCCCTGTTTTTTTAATTAAAACAAAGGTGTTTTCCGCCGGTTTGTCTTTGACCATCAGCTGCAAACGATACTCCTGCTCGCTCCCGCCCACATAATTTTGCAAAATCAATTCCGCCAGACTTTGCTTCGTCTGTCTGGTCTTTTGCTCTAACTTAGCCTGTAGCTTGTGCGACAAAGCTTTGACATTGGCCTTTTCCCTTTGCACGCTCTCCGCCTCCGGCGTTTCCGCCGCCATACCCGCCGCTGCCTGAGGCGGCTGCCCGATTTGCCCGGCCGCTGCTGACTGCGGCAGCTGATAGCTTTGGTTTAAACCGTAGCGGAAAAACTGTTCCGCTTTTTTTTCAATTACTTCCAGCGCGGATCTGTTTTCGCTGAAATCGGAAACTTCAGCAAAGACGCCGGTAATCTCCTGCTCCGGCCAGCCGCCCAGCAAACGCCAAGCCTGCGTCAGATAAGCCACCGCCTCCCGCTCATAGCCGTCTCGGCTGAAAACAATCGCCAGCAGCGGCATTTCTGCTAAAATATCTTTTGGCTTGGCCGCATGACAGCTTTCCAAAAAACGTTGCAGCCGGCTGCCAATCCCGTACCATTCCACTGTCAGCGCAATCACCGCTCCGGCTGCCTGCGTCAGTGCCGCCAGCACTTCCTCATCGGCTGTTTCCGCCAGCTTCCAGGTTTCGACCGTCAAGCCCAGTTCGGTAAAGACCTCGGCCGCCCGGCCGCAGGCATACCTGGCCGCGGTATCTTCCCGGTCAGCGTCAATAATAACCAGCTTCTTGCCGGCTTTGCGGGCCT of Lachnospiraceae bacterium oral taxon 500 contains these proteins:
- a CDS encoding multidrug ABC transporter ATP-binding protein; translation: MEEISGYKQDEAVSKVAKAVTVRRLFAYMKKYKKEVALVLLLMAVTTAVTMINPLLVKAAVDDYISRADVAGLLRLLALAVGLNLILAVCLRARILIMGKVSNYVLLEIRQELYTHIQSLGFSFFDKRPTGKILARVIGDVNSLKEVLNNAVVTLVPEVVNILAVLVIMLALNIRLALAGVAMLPILAAGMYVVEIFAHQRWQLHRQKNSNMNAFTHEDFSGISVVQSFTAEGKTSKNFGRLLNEVKDSFFQAAILTDLFWPIVLLSSGIGTFLIFYWGIPLVRSGEVSVGLMIAFISYIQMFWLPIINLSQFYNQLTSNLAAAERVFEILDTEPEEKEEDTIPMPKIKGDIAFEHVTFSYDGEKVVLDDVSFTVEKGETIALVGPTGEGKTTIINALARFYEIKSGCIRIDGQDIRPVSLSSLRSQMGIMTQDTVLFTGTIADNIRYGKLDASQAEIEEAAKAVQLHDFVMSLEKGYETMINDKGSKLSAGQKQLIAFARTMIARPAVLILDEATASIDTHTERLIQQGIASLLKDRTSFIVAHRLSTIKQASRIFFIKNRRIAEMGSHQELLDKKGDYYHLYMAQRA
- a CDS encoding ABC transporter codes for the protein MKRVIREMRKLWPVYTLGGLCLLISTALNFYNPMLLQQILDQVIAGGQTERFQSLGLMILLVTLGRAVSGYFKELLFDLGGLKLAVAFRQQMFDHIQSLSYDFFDEKNTGELMSRVKEDVDNVWMGASFGLFLTIEMILTMGLAVVLMLRIHVGLTLMIVPVLPLLAYLTIGLNRTNVKVYEDISEQTAAMNTTAGEDIAGIRMVKSFAREKHEVEKFLKNNQEYYRLNYKQAQVLSKFYPPIEFIMNTLPVLLIVVGGTYVIGGRLTIGVLVEFSMYASLAMWPMRVTGWIATVMAQAGSSAGKIEQIFAYQSKIKNRPDGIKSGEVKGELRFDHVSLELDGMTLLEDISFEVKPGKTLAIMGSTGSGKSLITKLLARFYDASGGRILLDGVPLADYDLFFLRRQFSFVLQNVFLFSESIAENISLGQDKVMEQRELERYAKAAMADDFISGMEKAYATVIGEKGIGLSGGQKQRISIARAFARTSPVLVLDDSTSALDMETEKNIQHNIAEYSQMTKIIVAHRISAVREADEILVMENGRVLERGRHEELLALKGRYHEIYEEQMEFLTE
- a CDS encoding HIT family protein — translated: MSNCLFCKIATGEIGSATIFENNDFKVILDRYPSGRGHALILTKEHFDDLYQMDGETAGKLFALASVMAKALKQATGCEGMNILQNNGEVAGQTIRHFHLHLIPRYREDGFTLPWKTKEYTEKELEELAAEIRKRI